A single window of [Clostridium] hylemonae DSM 15053 DNA harbors:
- a CDS encoding leucine-rich repeat domain-containing protein, whose translation MKIQSKMRTLKRSICILMSGAFILTSFSTVVLAQDGPTPENSGGVTVDELPDGADAVSVPFGTKQDAIPFPELTADGGKTALENVTWNCGTYHSDQPGEYLFTAVLPEGYIPPESQQQGITVTITVQTPITQSQIPTSPNVSDQGEPRAANQAPNTKTVSLNGSSTFEEAAAGAGISSPDSVNKLIITGKTDGGIWTQADGRYLRENFPHAAELDFSNYKGTFSKYAFSANTQLSKIRLPADSKPSNYMFQDCSGLRTLVCGPETSVSFEDGVIDLTGAVLSDEEYTFSDSGIEKVRLPANANVSYFMFNLCWNLKTLKCGSGRLTDDVIDLSGAASIKGGAFASSSIKNVRLPANAVIPDSIFRSCKNLKSLVCGPAESVSIQDGIIDLTGAASIGNSVFYLSGVVKVRLPADAVIPSMMFMSCDFLSTMVCGTGPFTDGVIDLSGAASIGSSAFESSNVKKVRLPADAVIPSMVFRFCNFLSTMVCGAGPFTDGVIDLSGAASIGSNAFEESNVKKVRLPVDIAIPSKMFANCSYLKTLAFVGNKITPTVDSGSFIGVPNDNSCTLYYPAGSGGYESGVFAAPYLNQWSRKEYSDIQIDVHPSVQNIFDKQDASYSVAAAGSPALSYQWQISTDSGRRWEDLPDTGVYSGAATDTLSLTNVPLAANGSQFRCIVYNDVQTLASNAASLTVKEKNVPQGQKNGSKNGQTKIENQGKGVKTGDETNLSLWIILAASGIGMLSGVWYRKRKCRKH comes from the coding sequence ATGAAAATACAGAGTAAGATGAGAACATTAAAACGATCCATTTGCATACTGATGTCAGGGGCTTTTATTCTAACATCGTTTTCCACTGTCGTGTTGGCGCAGGACGGACCAACACCGGAAAATTCCGGCGGCGTGACTGTGGACGAACTGCCGGACGGGGCGGACGCTGTCAGTGTTCCCTTTGGTACAAAACAGGATGCCATCCCATTTCCGGAGTTGACAGCAGACGGAGGAAAGACTGCACTGGAGAACGTTACATGGAACTGCGGCACATATCATTCCGATCAGCCCGGAGAATATCTATTTACTGCCGTGCTGCCCGAAGGGTATATTCCTCCGGAGTCACAGCAGCAGGGCATTACTGTAACAATAACAGTGCAGACTCCGATCACCCAGTCACAGATTCCAACTTCCCCCAATGTATCAGACCAAGGGGAGCCGCGCGCCGCCAATCAGGCCCCTAACACTAAAACGGTATCTCTGAACGGATCTAGCACTTTTGAAGAGGCAGCCGCAGGAGCAGGAATTTCCTCACCTGATAGTGTTAATAAACTCATCATAACGGGAAAAACCGACGGCGGTATTTGGACACAAGCCGATGGGAGATATCTCAGGGAGAATTTCCCACATGCAGCTGAACTGGATTTTAGTAACTATAAGGGTACATTTTCCAAGTATGCTTTTTCCGCAAACACTCAATTATCAAAAATTCGGCTGCCCGCTGATTCAAAGCCTTCAAACTATATGTTTCAGGACTGTTCCGGTCTCAGGACGCTTGTTTGCGGCCCCGAGACTTCGGTCTCGTTCGAGGATGGCGTCATTGACCTGACAGGCGCGGTCCTTTCTGATGAAGAGTATACATTTTCCGACAGCGGCATAGAAAAGGTGCGTCTGCCAGCAAATGCAAACGTGTCATATTTTATGTTCAATCTCTGCTGGAATCTGAAAACATTAAAGTGCGGCAGCGGTCGTCTTACTGATGACGTCATTGACTTGTCCGGCGCAGCCTCCATCAAGGGAGGCGCATTTGCATCCAGCAGTATCAAAAATGTCCGCCTGCCAGCAAACGCGGTAATTCCCGATTCTATATTTCGCAGCTGTAAGAACCTGAAATCACTCGTATGCGGTCCGGCGGAGTCGGTCTCCATCCAGGATGGCATCATTGATCTGACCGGTGCGGCCTCCATAGGAAATAGCGTCTTTTATTTGTCCGGCGTAGTAAAAGTCCGGCTTCCGGCTGATGCAGTAATTCCATCCATGATGTTTATGTCCTGTGATTTTCTGAGTACGATGGTGTGCGGCACCGGACCCTTTACCGATGGCGTCATTGACTTGTCCGGTGCAGCCTCGATCGGGAGCAGTGCATTCGAAAGCAGCAATGTCAAAAAAGTCCGGCTTCCGGCTGATGCAGTAATTCCATCCATGGTGTTTAGGTTCTGTAATTTTCTGAGTACGATGGTGTGCGGCGCTGGACCCTTTACCGATGGCGTCATCGACTTGTCCGGTGCAGCCTCGATCGGGAGCAACGCATTCGAAGAAAGCAATGTCAAAAAAGTCCGGCTTCCTGTGGATATAGCTATACCATCTAAAATGTTTGCAAATTGCAGTTATCTGAAAACGCTTGCCTTTGTCGGTAATAAAATCACTCCAACCGTTGACTCCGGATCTTTCATTGGCGTTCCCAATGACAATAGCTGCACGCTGTACTACCCTGCCGGGTCAGGCGGATATGAAAGCGGCGTGTTTGCGGCGCCGTATCTGAATCAGTGGTCCCGCAAAGAATACTCGGACATACAGATCGACGTACATCCGTCCGTACAGAATATTTTTGACAAACAGGACGCAAGCTATTCCGTGGCCGCCGCCGGCTCTCCGGCTCTAAGCTACCAGTGGCAGATCTCCACAGACAGCGGACGCAGATGGGAGGATCTGCCCGATACCGGCGTCTATTCCGGCGCTGCCACGGATACGCTGTCCCTCACAAATGTACCTCTGGCCGCTAATGGAAGCCAATTTCGCTGCATCGTTTATAATGATGTGCAGACGCTGGCCAGCAATGCCGCCTCACTGACGGTGAAAGAGAAAAACGTGCCTCAAGGACAGAAAAACGGAAGCAAGAACGGGCAGACAAAAATAGAAAATCAAGGCAAGGGCGTCAAAACGGGGGATGAGACAAACCTGTCTTTGTGGATCATACTGGCTGCCTCGGGAATCGGAATGCTTTCTGGCGTATGGTACAGAAAGCGCAAATGCAGAAAGCATTAA